The following proteins come from a genomic window of Pseudomonadota bacterium:
- a CDS encoding tripartite tricarboxylate transporter substrate-binding protein, translated as MFRSLTACALALGLAVSTSAVAEWTPPGPIKMMIAFAAGGGADTQGRMIAEELEARHGWKIIPEQVTGKGGSVLAKAMVDQPNDGTVIGLLVTESIGYNMVVAENPGYAVDDFTYLTTTAGFQMGVVAKSEKGWNTFADVVAAAKGGEAIRFGVMSPKLADLAYLLGEAHGVEFNIISVRGGKAVMNGLNAGDMDIGWGAGIQNKAVAAGDMVNLAYGLSTKLNISPTAPTMAELGVDFNADGYFLFVGPAGMPEDAASAISSAIAEIAQDTESKAGGFIGKAFGGAAVLQGEPLVQFMADGVADSEALMAATE; from the coding sequence CGTTCGCTGACTGCCTGCGCACTCGCGCTGGGCCTGGCCGTGTCGACGTCCGCCGTTGCCGAGTGGACGCCACCCGGTCCGATCAAGATGATGATCGCGTTCGCGGCCGGCGGCGGTGCGGACACCCAAGGCCGCATGATCGCCGAAGAGCTCGAGGCGCGCCACGGTTGGAAGATCATCCCAGAGCAGGTCACGGGCAAGGGCGGCTCCGTGCTCGCCAAGGCGATGGTGGACCAGCCCAACGACGGCACGGTCATCGGCCTGTTGGTGACGGAATCGATCGGTTACAACATGGTCGTGGCAGAGAACCCGGGTTATGCGGTCGACGACTTCACCTACCTGACTACCACGGCCGGCTTCCAGATGGGTGTGGTCGCCAAAAGCGAGAAAGGCTGGAACACCTTTGCCGACGTGGTTGCCGCGGCCAAGGGCGGTGAGGCCATCCGCTTCGGTGTCATGAGCCCCAAGCTTGCCGACCTCGCCTACCTGCTCGGTGAGGCGCACGGCGTGGAGTTCAACATCATCAGCGTGCGCGGCGGCAAGGCGGTCATGAACGGCCTGAACGCGGGCGACATGGACATCGGCTGGGGTGCGGGCATCCAGAACAAGGCGGTCGCCGCCGGGGACATGGTCAACCTCGCCTACGGCCTCTCCACCAAGCTGAACATCTCCCCGACCGCGCCGACCATGGCCGAGCTCGGGGTGGACTTCAACGCGGACGGATACTTCCTGTTCGTCGGCCCCGCCGGTATGCCGGAAGACGCGGCCAGCGCCATCAGCTCGGCGATCGCCGAGATCGCGCAAGACACCGAGAGCAAGGCCGGTGGCTTCATCGGCAAAGCCTTCGGCGGCGCCGCGGTGTTGCAAGGCGAGCCGCTGGTGCAGTTCATGGCCGACGGGGTCGCCGACTCCGAAGCCCTGATGGCGGCGACCGAGTAA